The Stenotrophomonas rhizophila genome has a window encoding:
- a CDS encoding sensor histidine kinase has product MPKAETRAPSSLRRTLTLYLGVLLAVFAVALLFAARDYGQRAANRSYDHLLVSSALSIIDSVALVDAQWQVDLPYASLDLLSMAPDDRVFYRVFDGQNRTVTGYADLPLPPRTPSDEPQLFDAQYSGETVRFVVVSRRVSSPSAQAEVRVQVGQTRRAREAVAQDIVNRALLAIGVLSLLSLALVAFGVHRAFRPLVKVERELSRREPSDLSPLDARVPREMDQMVAALNRFMARLSSSNETLRAFMAEAAHQMRTPLAALRAQAQLALDDDDPKDMRRSLAAIDRNATHMSRLLNQLLSDASVIHRSNLQRFAPVDMVETVHQALHEALPQALPAPRVQLAVGVASSRVQGDALLLREAIKNLIDNALKYGGDGPLQVALTEEGTYCVVTIADHGPGIPPGDAERVFERFARGEDAAPGGAGLGLAIVKRVVDSHGGQIDLSNRPSGGLVATIRLPRLHA; this is encoded by the coding sequence ATGCCGAAGGCTGAAACCCGCGCGCCCAGCTCCCTGCGGCGCACGCTCACCCTGTACCTGGGCGTGCTGCTGGCGGTGTTCGCCGTAGCGTTGCTGTTTGCCGCCCGCGATTACGGCCAGCGTGCCGCCAACCGTTCCTACGACCACCTGCTGGTGTCGTCAGCGCTGTCCATCATCGACTCGGTGGCGCTGGTGGATGCGCAGTGGCAGGTGGATCTGCCGTATGCCTCGCTGGACCTCTTGTCGATGGCGCCGGATGACCGCGTGTTCTACCGCGTGTTCGACGGCCAGAACCGCACCGTGACCGGCTACGCCGATCTCCCTCTGCCGCCACGCACGCCTTCGGACGAACCCCAGTTGTTTGATGCCCAGTACAGTGGTGAAACCGTGCGCTTCGTAGTGGTGTCGCGGCGCGTTTCCTCGCCATCGGCGCAGGCCGAAGTACGTGTACAGGTCGGCCAGACGCGACGCGCGCGCGAAGCGGTAGCGCAGGACATCGTCAACCGCGCGTTGCTCGCCATCGGCGTGCTTTCGCTGCTGTCGCTGGCGCTGGTTGCCTTTGGCGTGCACCGCGCCTTCCGCCCGCTGGTGAAGGTGGAGCGCGAACTGTCGCGGCGTGAGCCGTCCGACCTGAGCCCGCTGGATGCCCGCGTGCCGCGCGAGATGGACCAGATGGTGGCCGCGCTGAACCGCTTCATGGCGCGCCTGTCCAGCAGCAATGAAACCCTGCGCGCCTTCATGGCCGAAGCCGCCCACCAGATGCGCACCCCGCTGGCCGCCCTGCGTGCGCAGGCACAACTGGCGCTGGACGACGACGACCCCAAAGACATGCGCCGCAGCCTGGCCGCCATCGACCGCAACGCTACCCACATGAGCCGCCTGCTCAACCAGCTGCTCAGCGATGCCAGCGTGATCCACCGCTCTAACCTGCAGCGCTTCGCCCCGGTGGACATGGTGGAAACCGTGCACCAGGCGCTGCACGAAGCGCTGCCGCAGGCCTTGCCTGCTCCACGCGTGCAGCTGGCCGTGGGCGTGGCCTCCTCGCGCGTGCAGGGCGACGCACTGCTGCTGCGCGAAGCAATCAAGAACCTCATCGACAACGCCCTCAAGTACGGCGGCGACGGCCCGTTGCAGGTCGCGCTCACCGAAGAGGGTACCTACTGCGTGGTCACCATCGCCGACCACGGCCCGGGCATTCCGCCGGGCGATGCCGAGCGCGTGTTCGAGCGCTTCGCCCGTGGCGAAGATGCCGCACCGGGCGGGGCAGGGCTGGGCCTGGCCATCGTCAAGCGCGTGGTGGACAGCCACGGCGGCCAGATCGACCTGAGCAACCGGCCCAGCGGCGGGCTGGTGGCCACCATCCGTCTGCCGAGGCTGCACGCATGA
- a CDS encoding response regulator transcription factor: MRILLVEDNPDLADAIVRRMRRSGHAVDWQNDGLAAASVLRYQSFDLVVLDIGLPKLDGLRVLAGMRERGDATPVLMLTARDGIEDRVQALDVGADDYLGKPFDFREFEARCRVLLRRTRGQASEVVQIGGFQFDNASHRVSLDGQPIELPNREYRLLEILMGRLGHVVGKDEIGNGLFGFDDEAGPNAIELYVGRLRKKLADAPLRIVTVRGSGYLLEAIDGTPDAEG, translated from the coding sequence ATGCGCATCCTGCTGGTAGAAGACAACCCGGACCTGGCCGACGCCATCGTCCGCCGCATGCGCCGCAGTGGCCACGCGGTGGATTGGCAGAACGACGGCCTGGCCGCCGCCAGCGTGCTGCGTTACCAGAGCTTCGACCTGGTGGTGCTGGATATCGGCCTGCCCAAGCTCGATGGCCTGCGCGTGCTGGCGGGCATGCGCGAGCGTGGCGATGCCACCCCGGTGCTGATGCTTACTGCGCGCGATGGCATCGAAGACCGCGTGCAGGCGCTGGACGTGGGCGCGGACGATTACCTGGGCAAGCCGTTCGATTTCCGCGAATTCGAAGCGCGCTGCCGCGTGCTGCTGCGGCGCACGCGCGGGCAGGCCAGCGAAGTGGTGCAGATCGGCGGCTTCCAGTTCGACAACGCCTCGCACCGGGTCAGTCTGGATGGCCAGCCGATTGAACTGCCCAACCGCGAGTACCGCCTGCTGGAAATCCTGATGGGCCGGCTGGGCCACGTGGTCGGCAAGGACGAGATCGGCAACGGGCTGTTCGGCTTCGACGACGAAGCGGGCCCGAATGCCATCGAACTGTATGTGGGCCGCCTGCGGAAGAAGCTGGCCGATGCGCCGCTGCGCATCGTCACCGTGCGTGGCAGTGGTTACCTGCTCGAAGCCATCGACGGCACGCCCGATGCCGAAGGCTGA
- a CDS encoding OprO/OprP family phosphate-selective porin codes for MHFNLLRCRGLAACALLLPIAPLWAADEVDADRPVTATFGGRLHLDFADFDNDARGTPNKDDTEIRRAWLDMSGRFFVVDYKLEADFSGDQVEAKDVYVSRDFSGGKLSVGQFKQFFSLDDRTGSNYGSFLERGNAGTTLAPLYRLGASWQAAKNDMTWAASAYSLESIDAWQVKGRAAGGRATWAPGATAGDVLHLGLSLAHERYDTPGANGVPALRIRPRPAGHLSDNSRLTLIDFSSGRDTDVNKWSLEYAQVRGPLSWQGEFSGATFDDGSQRGTVLAGYGMLSWFVTGESRGYDRKTGRFARIKDIRHKAGAFELALRYDQMRGEQHLSGQPDLIDARTDAWTLGGNWYLRPNLRFMLNLIDSRNRDYLAAATVDHTRAVTGRLQFDF; via the coding sequence ATGCACTTCAATCTCCTGCGTTGCCGCGGGCTGGCCGCCTGCGCCCTGTTGTTGCCCATCGCCCCGCTCTGGGCCGCCGATGAGGTCGATGCGGACCGACCGGTCACCGCCACCTTCGGCGGCCGCCTGCACCTGGATTTCGCTGATTTCGACAACGATGCGCGCGGCACCCCGAACAAGGACGACACCGAGATCCGCCGTGCCTGGCTGGACATGTCCGGCAGGTTCTTCGTGGTGGACTACAAGCTGGAAGCGGACTTCTCCGGCGACCAGGTGGAAGCCAAGGATGTCTACGTCAGCCGTGATTTCAGCGGCGGCAAGCTCAGCGTGGGCCAGTTCAAGCAGTTCTTCTCGCTGGATGACCGCACCGGCTCCAACTACGGCAGCTTCCTGGAGCGAGGCAACGCGGGCACCACGCTGGCGCCGCTGTACCGGCTGGGCGCGTCGTGGCAGGCTGCCAAGAACGACATGACCTGGGCCGCCAGTGCCTACAGTCTGGAGAGCATCGATGCGTGGCAGGTGAAGGGCCGTGCGGCCGGCGGCCGCGCCACCTGGGCACCGGGCGCCACTGCCGGCGACGTGCTGCACCTGGGGCTGTCGCTGGCGCATGAGCGCTACGACACCCCGGGCGCCAACGGCGTGCCGGCGCTGCGGATCCGCCCGCGCCCGGCTGGGCACCTTTCCGACAATAGCCGGCTGACCCTGATCGATTTCTCTTCCGGGCGCGATACCGACGTCAACAAGTGGTCGCTGGAATACGCGCAGGTGCGCGGCCCGCTGTCGTGGCAGGGCGAGTTCAGCGGCGCCACCTTCGATGACGGCAGCCAGCGCGGCACGGTGCTGGCGGGCTACGGGATGCTGAGCTGGTTCGTCACCGGCGAATCGCGCGGCTACGACCGCAAGACCGGGCGCTTCGCGCGCATCAAGGACATCCGCCACAAGGCCGGTGCGTTCGAGCTGGCGCTGCGTTACGACCAGATGCGCGGCGAGCAGCACCTGTCCGGCCAGCCGGACCTGATCGATGCGCGCACCGACGCCTGGACCCTGGGCGGCAACTGGTACCTGCGCCCGAATCTGCGCTTCATGCTGAACCTGATCGACAGCCGCAACCGCGATTACCTCGCCGCGGCCACCGTGGACCACACCCGAGCCGTTACCGGCCGCCTGCAGTTCGATTTCTAA